One Hippea jasoniae genomic region harbors:
- a CDS encoding flagellin N-terminal helical domain-containing protein — translation MGLRINTNVAAQYSVYNLVNTNNKLSQSLNRLSTGLRITKAADDAAGMTIADGLQFQSKNLGQAISNGNNAIKLIQIADMALQKSIDIVQTIAQKATQAANATEDPASRKAIQAEINKLIQEVNNIAETTSYKDTKLLDGTFTNRIVHIGAYMNQTLSIGAQRTAADSIGWVANGTITNSNGWFNSEQKASNTSNNTLTYNANTHLVELVDNDLTINGVAVGQDAAGINRNQQIDAKTFAAAINAVQLQTGGVEAEAKTTVTGNAAITAGVINAGDLWINGVNIGQVNVGANDANGALVEAINKYTDQTGVVASVDNQGKLVLTAEDGRNIAVEVNGNAGNITGLSTQETTVQGTVSTISTNFNFYLNGIQITLDANVKATSAVQSINQQLAAAGVDTDKIFAVKAPGGSHGYVKLVVRDGEDLNIYVASGQAKASHLTFIGLASVTKNHDTYYLANNSHHGTITLTNTDNITIGGNDTGVAGLGSGVIAPTKRLQDVDVTTTKGAELAIKIAQSALSDLDKVRSNLGAIQNQIQATVENISITQININGAESTIRDVNFAQESSNFSKLQILAQSGTYALAQANAVQQNVLRLLQ, via the coding sequence ATGGGATTAAGAATTAATACAAATGTAGCGGCTCAATACTCAGTTTACAACCTTGTAAACACAAACAACAAGCTTTCTCAGTCTTTAAACAGACTGTCCACAGGTTTGAGGATTACAAAGGCTGCAGATGATGCAGCAGGCATGACAATTGCAGACGGTTTGCAATTTCAGTCCAAAAACTTAGGTCAGGCAATTTCAAACGGTAATAACGCTATCAAACTCATCCAGATTGCAGATATGGCGCTTCAGAAATCTATCGACATCGTTCAGACAATCGCTCAAAAAGCAACGCAGGCTGCAAACGCCACAGAGGATCCAGCATCAAGAAAGGCGATTCAGGCAGAAATCAATAAGCTCATCCAGGAGGTTAACAACATTGCTGAAACAACATCCTACAAGGATACAAAGCTGCTTGATGGTACATTTACAAACAGAATAGTTCACATCGGCGCTTATATGAATCAAACTTTGTCTATAGGTGCTCAAAGAACGGCTGCAGACTCCATTGGATGGGTGGCAAATGGTACAATAACTAACAGTAACGGCTGGTTTAATTCTGAGCAGAAGGCTTCTAATACTTCTAATAATACCTTGACTTATAATGCTAACACTCACCTTGTTGAGCTTGTTGATAATGATCTTACAATAAACGGTGTTGCTGTAGGTCAGGATGCAGCGGGTATTAATAGGAATCAGCAGATTGATGCAAAAACATTTGCAGCAGCAATTAATGCAGTTCAACTGCAGACAGGTGGAGTAGAGGCAGAGGCTAAAACTACAGTCACAGGTAATGCAGCTATTACAGCTGGTGTAATTAATGCTGGTGATCTGTGGATAAACGGTGTCAATATAGGCCAGGTCAATGTAGGCGCCAATGATGCAAACGGTGCACTTGTTGAGGCTATTAATAAATACACCGATCAAACAGGTGTTGTTGCAAGTGTTGACAATCAGGGTAAACTTGTATTGACAGCAGAGGATGGTAGAAATATTGCTGTTGAGGTTAATGGTAATGCTGGTAATATAACAGGTCTTTCAACGCAAGAGACAACAGTGCAAGGTACTGTATCAACTATTTCTACTAACTTTAACTTCTACTTAAACGGCATACAAATAACGTTAGATGCTAATGTAAAAGCCACCAGTGCTGTTCAATCCATCAACCAGCAACTTGCTGCAGCAGGTGTTGATACAGACAAGATTTTTGCTGTTAAAGCCCCAGGCGGAAGTCATGGCTATGTAAAATTAGTTGTAAGAGATGGCGAAGATTTAAATATCTATGTAGCAAGCGGACAGGCTAAAGCAAGTCATCTAACTTTCATAGGTTTGGCTTCTGTTACCAAGAATCATGACACCTACTATCTTGCCAATAATTCGCATCATGGAACGATAACTCTAACCAATACGGATAATATCACTATCGGTGGAAATGATACAGGAGTTGCTGGTCTTGGCAGTGGTGTTATTGCACCAACAAAGAGACTTCAGGATGTTGATGTTACAACCACTAAGGGAGCTGAGCTTGCAATTAAGATAGCTCAATCTGCCTTGAGTGACCTTGATAAGGTAAGGTCTAATTTGGGTGCTATCCAGAACCAGATTCAGGCAACAGTTGAAAACATATCAATCACGCAGATAAACATTAACGGCGCTGAATCCACAATCAGAGATGTAAACTTCGCTCAAGAATCTTCAAACTTCTCCAAGCTTCAGATTCTTGCTCAGTCTGGTACTTATGCACTTGCTCAGGCAAATGCGGTTCAGCAGAATGTTCTAAGACTGCTTCAGTAA
- a CDS encoding aromatic amino acid transport family protein, which translates to MRKISFRDIEWIFVIFGTAIGAGILFLPIQAAISGVISLTIASVFIIPVMYFSGFNIARIVLQEKSDYNITQIFNLKFNTSLALTSNIIYFLTCFTAIVAYAISLPKEVSDALVMFGLTKTALSNKMWFSFLVLAIPIVIMMTNKKIMLKIMSFVVYPLVVALFAVSVHLIPHWSIKNLDFGGSLFDIVRGLLMIFPILVFSMNFSQIISPFTMYYKKSCNDNSKAYEKVKNNIFLSTLLITFFTIFFIFSSLLSVNNHIVAEAAKQNLSIMDILSEHFKSGIWHYIVPIIPITAILSSFLGAFLGTLETFNEGTKWLLVKLEPSKANNLSQKTLSAISSVIIFFILWLIAISNIEIMSILGFLSAPSIAAFIFVVPFLYTIYTQKGFNLKRDLSLLVLLIIGIIVIFSYAMGLMM; encoded by the coding sequence ATGAGAAAGATAAGTTTCAGGGATATAGAGTGGATTTTTGTTATATTCGGTACGGCAATCGGTGCTGGAATACTGTTTTTGCCCATTCAGGCTGCAATAAGCGGCGTTATTTCTCTAACAATCGCTTCTGTGTTCATCATCCCCGTAATGTATTTTTCAGGTTTCAATATCGCAAGGATAGTGCTACAGGAAAAATCCGATTACAACATAACGCAGATTTTTAATCTAAAGTTTAATACTTCATTAGCTCTTACATCCAATATTATATATTTTCTCACATGCTTTACTGCTATTGTAGCCTATGCCATCAGCCTGCCAAAGGAGGTCTCCGATGCCCTTGTGATGTTTGGCTTAACAAAAACAGCCCTATCAAATAAAATGTGGTTTTCGTTTCTTGTTCTGGCAATCCCTATAGTTATTATGATGACAAATAAAAAGATTATGCTAAAAATAATGTCTTTTGTTGTTTATCCTCTTGTTGTAGCTTTGTTTGCCGTATCTGTTCACTTAATCCCACACTGGAGTATAAAAAACTTAGATTTTGGTGGCTCGTTATTCGATATAGTGCGTGGTCTTTTGATGATTTTCCCTATTTTAGTTTTTTCGATGAACTTCTCTCAGATAATATCGCCGTTTACCATGTATTACAAAAAAAGCTGCAACGATAATTCTAAAGCTTACGAAAAGGTTAAAAACAACATATTCTTAAGCACGCTCCTTATCACATTTTTTACAATCTTTTTTATCTTCTCATCCCTATTGTCTGTTAACAACCACATCGTTGCAGAGGCTGCAAAACAAAACCTATCCATTATGGATATACTCTCTGAGCATTTCAAAAGCGGCATATGGCACTATATCGTGCCCATAATACCTATAACAGCGATTTTAAGTTCCTTTTTAGGGGCGTTTCTTGGAACATTAGAAACATTCAACGAAGGCACAAAGTGGTTGTTGGTCAAGCTTGAGCCATCAAAAGCCAATAACTTAAGCCAAAAAACACTGAGCGCCATTTCATCTGTAATAATTTTCTTTATCCTGTGGCTTATAGCGATATCAAATATCGAGATTATGTCTATTTTGGGCTTTTTAAGTGCGCCGTCAATTGCAGCCTTCATATTTGTAGTGCCGTTTTTATACACCATTTACACCCAAAAAGGCTTCAATCTAAAAAGGGATTTATCCCTGCTTGTTCTTCTTATAATCGGCATTATTGTCATATTTAGCTATGCTATGGGTCTGATGATGTAA
- a CDS encoding MarC family protein, giving the protein MSGLTGYIITVFMGFVAIMNPILSISAFLDLTEDKTYKEKKQIAKTASIAAWLIVVVFVVGGKYIFDMFDITIPAFKIAGGILVFYVGFEMLTSNKSSVHNTPVKGENSNVAISPLAIPILSGPGTIVTAMNFVTKTDYLHLTIVVVIFTIMIVITYYCFLLSDVIMKKLGRNLMAVITKLMGLILAILGTEVVTEGIKLTFHLK; this is encoded by the coding sequence ATGAGTGGTTTAACAGGCTATATCATAACTGTGTTTATGGGGTTTGTTGCCATTATGAACCCGATTTTGAGTATATCTGCCTTTTTGGATTTAACAGAGGATAAAACCTATAAAGAGAAAAAACAGATAGCAAAAACAGCATCTATTGCTGCATGGCTTATAGTCGTTGTGTTTGTTGTTGGCGGTAAATATATCTTTGATATGTTTGATATAACGATTCCTGCATTCAAAATCGCCGGTGGCATTTTGGTGTTTTATGTAGGTTTTGAGATGCTAACATCTAATAAATCCTCTGTGCATAATACCCCGGTTAAAGGGGAAAATTCAAATGTTGCTATCTCACCCCTTGCAATACCGATACTGTCTGGTCCTGGCACAATTGTAACGGCCATGAATTTTGTTACTAAAACCGATTATCTGCATCTTACAATTGTCGTTGTTATATTCACCATAATGATAGTTATAACTTACTACTGTTTCCTTTTGAGTGATGTGATAATGAAAAAATTGGGTAGAAACCTCATGGCAGTTATAACAAAATTGATGGGTTTGATTCTTGCGATATTGGGCACAGAGGTTGTGACAGAGGGTATTAAGTTAACTTTTCATCTAAAATAA
- a CDS encoding glutamate decarboxylase has translation MLTKKINKSELDEKSRYTTFTYAKRWETKPIPKFEIPESSSDSRVVYQIIKDELNLDGNPSLNLASFVTTWMEPEADMLMKEVANKNYVDQDEYPQTKIIHDRVVNMIANMFNAQEEAVGTATVGSSEAIMLGLLAHKWSWRKRRKALGKDYSNPNIVFGADVHSCWEKFALYFDVEMRVSPMREGHYTLTKEDVKGLIDENTIAVGAVVGTTFTGQIDDIEGINDYLIEVKEKKGWDIPIHVDAASGGFIAPFVYPDLKIDFRLERVKSINTSNHKFGLVYPGMGTLIFRSRDVIPEELIFNINYLGGTMANYSLNFSKPSSQVILQYYNFLRLGKEGYKKIMNNIMQNAHYLEDELLQLGVFEILTDTKYLPVVVLRLKDTSEYTVFDISEHLRKYGWIVPAYTLPPDAQHIAVLRIVVRENFSRDMAEMLIKDIKNTLKELKATAKCRIKKHPQGDKKQKHNPIC, from the coding sequence ATGCTTACAAAAAAGATAAACAAATCTGAATTGGATGAAAAGAGTAGATATACAACTTTTACCTATGCAAAAAGGTGGGAGACAAAACCCATACCAAAATTTGAAATACCTGAGTCTTCCAGCGATTCAAGGGTGGTTTATCAGATAATTAAAGATGAACTAAATTTGGATGGCAACCCTTCACTGAACCTTGCAAGCTTTGTAACAACATGGATGGAGCCAGAGGCTGATATGCTTATGAAGGAAGTCGCAAATAAAAACTATGTTGATCAAGATGAATATCCCCAGACAAAAATAATACATGACAGAGTAGTTAACATGATAGCCAATATGTTTAATGCGCAAGAGGAGGCTGTTGGAACGGCAACTGTTGGCTCATCTGAGGCTATTATGCTCGGGCTTTTAGCTCACAAATGGTCATGGAGAAAGAGAAGAAAAGCATTAGGCAAAGATTATTCAAACCCCAATATCGTTTTTGGTGCAGATGTGCACTCATGCTGGGAAAAATTTGCGTTGTACTTTGATGTTGAAATGAGGGTTTCACCTATGAGAGAGGGGCACTATACTCTAACTAAAGAGGATGTAAAAGGCCTTATAGATGAGAACACAATTGCTGTAGGAGCTGTTGTGGGCACAACTTTTACGGGCCAGATAGATGATATCGAAGGCATCAATGATTATCTTATTGAAGTTAAAGAAAAAAAGGGGTGGGATATACCTATTCATGTGGATGCTGCAAGCGGTGGTTTTATTGCGCCGTTTGTTTATCCTGACCTGAAGATAGATTTTAGGCTTGAGAGGGTAAAGTCTATTAATACATCTAATCACAAGTTTGGGCTTGTCTATCCTGGGATGGGCACATTGATCTTTAGAAGCAGAGATGTAATACCTGAGGAGCTTATTTTTAATATAAACTACCTTGGCGGCACGATGGCAAATTACAGTTTGAATTTTTCAAAGCCCAGCTCTCAGGTAATCTTGCAATACTACAATTTTTTAAGACTTGGAAAAGAAGGCTACAAAAAGATCATGAATAATATTATGCAAAACGCTCACTATCTTGAGGATGAGCTACTACAATTAGGCGTGTTTGAAATTTTAACAGACACAAAATATCTGCCCGTTGTGGTACTTAGACTGAAGGATACAAGTGAATATACTGTTTTTGATATTTCAGAGCACTTAAGAAAATATGGTTGGATAGTGCCAGCCTACACCTTGCCGCCAGATGCACAACATATTGCTGTATTGAGGATTGTAGTTAGAGAAAATTTTAGCAGGGATATGGCAGAGATGCTTATAAAAGATATTAAAAATACACTGAAGGAGCTTAAAGCAACGGCAAAATGCAGAATAAAGAAACATCCTCAAGGGGACAAGAAGCAAAAACATAATCCTATTTGTTGA
- a CDS encoding L-serine ammonia-lyase — MESIRELFKYGHGPSSSHTMGPQRAAEEFKKRYPQANYFKVILYGSLAATGKGHLTDVIIAKTLKPAKADIIFKPEIFLEKHPNGMDFEAYVDGKKIGETWRVYSVGGGTIKDFTEKDDAKERVYDLNKLTDILKWCKTEGKELWEYVEKCEGDGIWDFLADIWEKMKDTIERGLVAEGVLPGSLKLPRKASSFYLKSKQLNDDLADKCLLSAYALATSEENAAGGKVVTAPTCGSSGVLPAVLRFMQEKYQLPDEYILKALAIAGLIGNLIKHNASIAGAEVGCQGEVGAACSMAAAAAAKLRGASPQKIEYAAEIAMEHHLGLTCDPVGGYVQIPCIERNVVAASRAIDSANYAFFSDGTHRISFDKVVDAMMKTGKDLKTAYKETSKGGLAVEIK; from the coding sequence ATGGAAAGTATCAGGGAGTTATTCAAATATGGACATGGACCATCAAGTAGCCACACGATGGGTCCTCAAAGGGCTGCTGAGGAATTTAAGAAACGATATCCACAGGCAAATTATTTTAAAGTTATACTTTATGGATCATTAGCGGCAACAGGAAAGGGTCATCTAACCGATGTTATAATCGCAAAGACACTTAAACCAGCCAAAGCCGATATTATCTTTAAACCGGAGATTTTTTTAGAAAAGCATCCAAACGGAATGGATTTTGAGGCTTATGTGGATGGCAAGAAAATAGGAGAAACCTGGAGGGTTTACAGCGTAGGTGGTGGCACAATTAAGGATTTTACAGAAAAAGATGACGCCAAAGAAAGGGTGTATGATTTAAATAAACTCACCGATATTCTTAAATGGTGTAAAACAGAAGGCAAAGAGTTGTGGGAGTATGTTGAAAAGTGTGAAGGTGATGGAATATGGGATTTCCTTGCCGATATCTGGGAGAAGATGAAGGATACAATAGAAAGGGGGCTTGTTGCAGAGGGTGTATTGCCCGGAAGTTTGAAGTTGCCACGAAAGGCATCGTCATTTTATTTAAAAAGTAAGCAACTTAACGATGATTTGGCGGATAAATGCCTGCTTAGTGCATACGCCCTTGCAACATCTGAGGAGAATGCGGCAGGCGGCAAGGTTGTAACAGCCCCCACATGTGGCTCATCGGGTGTATTGCCAGCAGTGCTTAGATTTATGCAGGAGAAATATCAACTTCCCGATGAGTATATTTTAAAAGCATTGGCTATAGCGGGACTGATAGGTAATTTAATAAAGCATAATGCCTCTATAGCAGGCGCTGAGGTTGGTTGTCAGGGCGAGGTTGGTGCAGCTTGCTCAATGGCAGCAGCAGCTGCGGCAAAACTCAGAGGCGCAAGCCCACAAAAGATAGAGTATGCAGCAGAGATTGCTATGGAACACCATCTGGGTTTAACATGCGATCCAGTGGGTGGATATGTTCAGATTCCATGCATAGAAAGAAATGTTGTGGCAGCGTCAAGGGCAATAGATTCTGCCAATTATGCCTTTTTTTCAGATGGCACACACAGGATTAGCTTTGATAAGGTGGTGGATGCCATGATGAAAACAGGTAAGGATTTAAAAACAGCTTATAAGGAAACTTCAAAAGGCGGTTTAGCTGTAGAGATTAAATAA
- the serA gene encoding phosphoglycerate dehydrogenase: MYKVVVCDNISEKGIDILKNEKDIVVEIKSDLDKKELPKQLGDADAIITRSSTTVDKEFLSYCKNLKVIGRAGVGVDNIDLDEASKKGIVVLNMPTGNTLAATEHTMTHMLNCLRFMPNANYELKYKHIWDRKKWMGIELFGKTVGIIGMGRIGTQVAIRAMSFGAKVIVYDPYIPKEKATRIGAKIVDKLDELIENADIITIHTPKTDETYNMISYDEIKKMKNGVILINCARGGLYNEDALYDGLKSGKIRALGIDVFENEPQPNHPLFEFDNVFVTPHLGANTFESQIRVAEGIARSVIDALKGRGYENAVNIKMEDEEISEIGRQFLGLAERMGSFLSQYTKSFIKCIAIYPHGEIEKNANSLMLFTTVGVLKNIVDEHVNYVNAPYLIEERGIKTQIKPFERSTEFKNLLVIDIEYDDDKHIEIGGAVFEPNKARIVFMDGFDMEIELSGNIIVFKNHDKPGIIGKVGEILGRHNINIADFRLGRRKDLGEALSFIKTDQEVDENILKEIMQIDGAISIAKVKL; encoded by the coding sequence ATGTATAAGGTTGTGGTGTGCGATAACATATCTGAAAAGGGTATTGATATTTTAAAAAATGAAAAGGATATTGTTGTTGAAATAAAAAGCGATCTGGACAAAAAAGAGCTTCCAAAGCAGCTTGGCGATGCCGATGCAATTATTACACGCAGCTCAACCACCGTTGATAAGGAGTTTTTATCCTACTGTAAGAACCTTAAGGTTATAGGCAGAGCTGGTGTAGGTGTGGACAATATTGATTTGGATGAGGCATCAAAAAAGGGAATCGTGGTATTAAATATGCCCACGGGTAATACACTTGCCGCTACAGAGCATACCATGACCCATATGCTCAACTGTTTAAGATTTATGCCCAATGCTAATTATGAGCTTAAATATAAGCATATCTGGGATAGAAAAAAGTGGATGGGTATTGAGCTTTTTGGAAAAACCGTGGGTATTATAGGAATGGGCAGGATTGGTACGCAGGTGGCAATAAGGGCTATGAGTTTTGGTGCAAAGGTGATTGTTTATGACCCGTATATTCCCAAAGAAAAGGCAACCCGCATAGGTGCAAAGATTGTTGATAAACTTGATGAATTGATTGAAAATGCCGATATAATCACAATTCATACACCAAAAACCGATGAAACATACAATATGATCTCTTATGATGAGATTAAAAAGATGAAAAACGGTGTGATTTTGATAAACTGTGCAAGGGGCGGGCTGTACAACGAAGATGCACTTTATGATGGTTTAAAAAGTGGCAAAATCAGGGCTTTAGGTATAGATGTTTTTGAGAATGAGCCGCAGCCCAACCATCCTTTATTTGAATTTGATAATGTTTTTGTTACGCCGCATCTTGGTGCAAATACTTTTGAATCTCAAATCAGGGTTGCAGAGGGCATTGCCCGCTCTGTCATTGATGCTTTGAAGGGTAGAGGTTATGAAAATGCCGTTAATATAAAAATGGAGGATGAAGAGATCTCAGAAATCGGCAGGCAGTTTTTGGGGCTTGCCGAAAGGATGGGTTCTTTTTTGAGCCAGTACACCAAGAGCTTTATTAAATGCATAGCAATATACCCCCACGGTGAGATAGAAAAAAACGCAAACTCCCTGATGCTTTTTACAACGGTTGGTGTTTTAAAAAATATTGTTGATGAGCATGTCAATTATGTCAATGCACCATATTTGATAGAAGAAAGAGGCATTAAAACACAAATTAAGCCGTTTGAGAGATCCACTGAGTTTAAAAATCTTCTTGTTATAGATATTGAATACGACGATGATAAACATATCGAAATAGGCGGTGCGGTGTTTGAGCCAAACAAAGCTCGAATTGTGTTTATGGATGGATTTGATATGGAGATAGAGCTTTCGGGCAATATAATTGTGTTTAAAAACCATGACAAACCGGGCATTATTGGTAAAGTTGGAGAGATTTTAGGCAGACATAACATCAACATTGCAGATTTCAGGCTTGGCAGAAGAAAGGATTTAGGGGAGGCTTTGTCGTTTATCAAAACCGACCAGGAAGTTGATGAGAATATTTTAAAAGAGATAATGCAGATAGATGGTGCAATCAGTATAGCAAAAGTAAAACTATAG
- a CDS encoding TlpA family protein disulfide reductase, producing the protein MKKIFIVFAAVFLFSALAEAYSIDIRLDSVYFDNSTTTNLSNYIGKKPTLVMFFYPDCDPCQKEAYVIDRVYSYFRDKVQIVGISLSRDRYDIGDFIKEHHVKYPVWRIHSRSDLKSIGGILATPTVVIINKQGKIVAKFIGKRSFSCLKQILTNLVEGVR; encoded by the coding sequence ATGAAAAAAATTTTTATTGTATTTGCGGCGGTTTTTTTATTTTCTGCTTTGGCTGAAGCCTATTCTATTGATATCAGGCTTGATTCTGTTTACTTTGATAACTCAACTACAACGAACCTATCAAACTATATAGGAAAAAAACCAACGCTTGTGATGTTTTTCTATCCCGATTGCGATCCCTGTCAGAAAGAGGCTTATGTAATCGATAGAGTCTATAGCTATTTTAGAGACAAAGTCCAGATAGTGGGTATAAGTTTAAGCAGGGATAGATATGACATTGGCGATTTTATCAAAGAACACCATGTTAAGTATCCTGTATGGCGAATTCACTCAAGAAGCGATCTAAAAAGTATAGGAGGCATACTTGCCACACCAACGGTTGTTATAATAAATAAGCAGGGTAAGATTGTTGCAAAATTTATAGGCAAAAGAAGCTTTTCTTGCCTAAAACAGATTCTTACAAATCTTGTGGAAGGGGTGAGGTAG
- the glmM gene encoding phosphoglucosamine mutase, protein MRLFGTDGIRGKANVYPLVGDVAYRLGKALVFALDGSTNKKRKIIIGKDTRLSGYMLESAITSGVVSMGADAYLVGPMPTPAIAFLVRSMRADAGVVISASHNPYEDNGIKIFSNKGLKLTDELEEKIEEFILSDALDTKGAVGSRIGRAYRIRDTLGRYIVFAKDTLPYSVSLEGLRIVLDCANGATYRVAPMIFEELGAEVIAINNQPNGTNINEKCGSTYPQAIIDATKLYRADVGIAFDGDGDRVVMVDEKYELLDGDILLAILAKDMKEKGRLKGNAVVGTVMTNYGLEKYLNEMGVELKRVGVGDKYIVQKIIEDDLNLGGEQSGHIVLWDYNTTGDGIVTALSVLSVMQEKKAKLSELKKGFERVPQKTENVFVKEKIPLEEVDELQDAIDAAKSKLSGNGRIVVRYSGTEPLLRITVEAFSEDLMNDVLGELVKVAKKQLGG, encoded by the coding sequence ATGAGGCTGTTTGGTACAGATGGTATAAGAGGAAAAGCAAATGTTTATCCACTTGTGGGTGATGTTGCCTACAGGCTTGGTAAGGCGCTTGTTTTTGCACTGGATGGTTCTACAAACAAAAAAAGAAAAATAATCATAGGAAAGGACACAAGGCTTTCTGGATATATGCTTGAGAGTGCCATAACAAGTGGCGTTGTATCAATGGGGGCAGATGCTTATCTTGTTGGTCCCATGCCAACCCCTGCAATTGCCTTTTTGGTTAGAAGTATGAGGGCAGATGCAGGCGTTGTAATATCTGCAAGCCACAATCCTTATGAGGATAACGGTATTAAGATTTTTTCAAATAAAGGTTTGAAGCTTACAGATGAGCTTGAGGAAAAGATAGAGGAGTTTATCTTATCAGATGCGCTTGATACAAAGGGTGCTGTGGGAAGCAGGATAGGAAGGGCCTACAGAATCAGGGATACGCTGGGTAGATATATCGTTTTTGCAAAGGATACGCTTCCCTATAGCGTTTCGCTTGAGGGTTTAAGGATTGTGCTTGATTGTGCAAACGGTGCAACATACAGGGTAGCGCCGATGATTTTTGAAGAGCTTGGGGCTGAAGTGATAGCAATAAACAATCAGCCAAACGGCACAAATATTAATGAAAAGTGTGGCTCAACCTATCCACAGGCGATTATCGATGCAACAAAGCTATACAGGGCTGATGTGGGTATTGCCTTTGATGGTGATGGTGACAGGGTTGTTATGGTGGATGAAAAATATGAGCTACTCGATGGCGATATTTTGCTTGCCATTCTTGCAAAGGATATGAAAGAAAAGGGCAGGTTGAAGGGAAACGCTGTTGTTGGCACAGTTATGACCAATTACGGACTTGAGAAATATTTAAATGAAATGGGCGTTGAGCTAAAAAGGGTTGGTGTGGGTGATAAATATATTGTGCAAAAGATTATTGAAGATGATCTGAATCTTGGCGGTGAGCAGTCAGGTCATATTGTATTATGGGATTACAATACAACTGGCGATGGCATAGTTACAGCTTTGAGCGTGCTTTCTGTTATGCAAGAAAAAAAGGCAAAACTATCTGAACTTAAAAAAGGTTTTGAAAGGGTACCCCAAAAGACGGAAAATGTGTTTGTTAAAGAAAAAATTCCGCTTGAGGAGGTTGATGAGCTTCAGGATGCAATAGATGCAGCAAAATCCAAACTATCAGGCAACGGAAGGATTGTGGTAAGATATTCAGGCACAGAACCGCTGTTGAGAATTACCGTTGAGGCTTTCAGCGAAGATTTAATGAATGATGTATTGGGTGAGCTTGTTAAAGTGGCAAAAAAACAACTTGGAGGATAG